In Lewinellaceae bacterium, a single window of DNA contains:
- the hisS gene encoding histidine--tRNA ligase, with product MENLSTLTGKYGEEGDKLLFKVLNNGDFLGKIDPEYKPFDVKIEEAQLKECFVTCRKYLYFELFKRNIFKENGNLSWKKVEDYSKEIVDQFFSKNYPKYDQTIDLLSLKEFLSNKYERTIHGILELKKETQKFKNITKQEISNSKIFSKKSIDEQFRYFLHVELPKFKNAQISSKTLVPSISKRGLRYDLTVPFARFVVMNQSELTFPFKRYQIQPVWRADRPQKGRYQEFYQCDVDVVGSDSLVYEAELAQIYDEVFARLGLEVVIKINNRKVLAGIAEAAGISDSFMDMTIAIDKLDKIGMEGVEKEMAGRGIPETAINKVKTILKAKSLEELKPLLADSAAGIKGVEELETVFDYLGIGESANEIVFDITLARGLSYYTGCIFEVQAKGVQMGSIGGGGRYDDLTGVFGMPGTSGVGVSFGAERIFDVMEELKLFPEDSAIRLKAVFLAFDEASHRYAFRCLRQLRAAGVNAEIYPEPAKMGKQFKYVDKRNAPYAIVIGSNEMASGELGFKNMKTGEQEGLRLEEIIERLKG from the coding sequence ATGGAGAACCTGAGCACGCTGACCGGCAAGTACGGCGAGGAGGGCGACAAACTGCTCTTCAAGGTGCTCAACAACGGCGACTTCCTAGGGAAAATCGATCCTGAATACAAACCATTTGATGTCAAAATTGAGGAGGCCCAGTTGAAAGAATGTTTTGTCACCTGCCGGAAATATCTTTATTTCGAATTATTTAAAAGAAATATTTTTAAAGAAAATGGAAATTTAAGTTGGAAAAAAGTCGAAGATTATTCAAAAGAAATCGTTGATCAATTTTTTTCAAAAAACTATCCTAAGTATGACCAGACTATAGATTTACTAAGTTTGAAAGAGTTTTTAAGTAATAAATACGAAAGAACCATTCATGGCATATTAGAACTAAAAAAAGAAACTCAAAAATTTAAAAACATAACTAAACAAGAGATCAGTAATTCCAAGATATTTAGCAAAAAAAGTATTGATGAGCAGTTTAGATATTTTCTGCATGTTGAATTACCAAAATTTAAGAATGCTCAAATATCTTCTAAAACCCTGGTCCCCTCTATTTCAAAGCGAGGTTTACGTTACGACTTAACAGTGCCTTTTGCTCGCTTTGTTGTCATGAATCAAAGTGAATTAACCTTCCCCTTCAAGCGCTACCAGATACAGCCCGTGTGGCGGGCCGACCGGCCGCAGAAGGGCCGCTATCAGGAATTCTACCAGTGCGACGTGGACGTGGTAGGTTCCGATTCGCTCGTCTATGAGGCGGAACTGGCGCAAATCTACGATGAGGTCTTTGCCCGGTTGGGGCTGGAGGTAGTCATCAAGATCAACAACCGCAAGGTATTGGCCGGCATCGCCGAGGCCGCCGGTATCAGCGATTCCTTTATGGATATGACCATCGCCATCGACAAGCTGGACAAGATCGGCATGGAAGGCGTGGAAAAGGAGATGGCCGGCCGGGGCATTCCGGAAACCGCGATCAACAAGGTCAAAACCATCCTGAAGGCCAAAAGCCTGGAGGAACTGAAACCGCTGCTGGCGGATAGCGCTGCGGGCATCAAGGGCGTGGAAGAACTGGAAACCGTCTTCGACTACCTGGGGATCGGCGAATCGGCCAACGAGATCGTCTTCGACATCACGCTGGCGCGGGGGCTGAGCTATTACACCGGCTGCATTTTTGAAGTGCAGGCCAAAGGCGTGCAAATGGGCAGCATCGGCGGCGGCGGCCGCTACGACGACCTGACCGGGGTGTTCGGCATGCCCGGCACTTCCGGCGTGGGCGTCTCCTTCGGCGCCGAACGCATCTTTGACGTCATGGAGGAGCTGAAGCTCTTTCCGGAAGACAGCGCCATCCGGCTGAAGGCCGTATTCCTGGCCTTCGACGAGGCCAGCCACCGCTATGCTTTCCGCTGCCTGCGCCAGTTGCGGGCCGCCGGCGTCAATGCCGAAATCTACCCCGAACCTGCCAAGATGGGCAAGCAGTTCAAATACGTGGACAAGCGCAACGCGCCCTACGCCATCGTCATCGGCAGCAATGAAATGGCCAGCGGCGAACTTGGCTTTAAGAATATGAAAACGGGAGAGCAGGAGGGGTTGAGGCTGGAGGAGATCATTGAGCGGCTGAAGGGGTAG
- the pheS gene encoding phenylalanine--tRNA ligase subunit alpha produces the protein MSTEAFNKAKQLKAEIEAAQPDSMEALEQFRIKYLGTKNTIKPLFGEIRNIANEQKKEYGQLINSVKEAAEAKYEALKSTLEIAAEQAAVQDIDLTAPGEPLELGARHPVAITMNRIIRIFERIGFVVADDREIEDDWHNFTAMNTPEDHPARDMQDTFYLKDSTELLLRTHTSPVQARVMTRQKPPIRIIAPGRVYRNETISARSHCQFHQVEGLYVDENVSFADLKQTLLYFAREMFGPEARIRLRPSYFPFTEPSAEMDVYLGTETEKDYRLTKGTGWLEILGCGMVDPVVLENCGIDSEKYTGFAFGMGIERQALRLFDIGDIRLFFENDVRFLKQFASAL, from the coding sequence ATGTCAACAGAAGCATTCAATAAGGCAAAGCAGCTCAAAGCGGAGATCGAAGCCGCCCAACCGGACAGCATGGAGGCGCTGGAGCAATTCCGCATCAAATACCTGGGCACCAAGAATACCATCAAGCCATTGTTCGGGGAGATTCGGAACATCGCCAATGAGCAGAAGAAGGAGTACGGGCAGTTGATCAATAGCGTGAAGGAAGCGGCGGAAGCCAAATACGAAGCGCTGAAGTCTACTCTGGAAATCGCTGCCGAGCAGGCTGCCGTCCAGGACATCGACCTGACCGCCCCCGGCGAGCCGCTGGAACTGGGCGCCCGCCATCCGGTGGCGATCACGATGAACCGCATCATCCGGATTTTCGAGCGCATTGGCTTCGTGGTGGCCGACGACCGGGAGATCGAGGACGACTGGCACAACTTCACCGCCATGAATACGCCGGAAGACCACCCGGCCCGCGACATGCAGGATACGTTCTACCTGAAGGACAGCACGGAGCTGTTGTTGCGCACCCACACCTCGCCGGTGCAGGCCCGCGTGATGACCCGGCAGAAGCCGCCCATCCGCATCATAGCTCCCGGGCGGGTGTACCGCAACGAGACCATTTCCGCGCGTTCGCATTGCCAGTTCCACCAGGTGGAAGGGCTCTACGTCGACGAGAACGTCTCCTTCGCCGACCTCAAGCAGACGCTGCTGTACTTTGCCCGCGAGATGTTCGGCCCGGAGGCCAGGATTCGCCTGCGGCCTTCCTACTTTCCCTTCACCGAGCCCAGCGCCGAGATGGATGTCTACCTCGGCACCGAGACGGAGAAGGACTACCGCCTGACCAAGGGCACCGGCTGGCTCGAAATTCTGGGCTGCGGCATGGTCGACCCCGTCGTGCTGGAAAATTGCGGCATCGACTCCGAAAAATACACCGGCTTCGCCTTCGGCATGGGCATCGAGCGGCAGGCCCTGCGCCTGTTCGACATCGGCGACATTCGCCTGTTCTTCGAAAATGATGTGCGCTTTTTGAAGCAGTTCGCTTCGGCATTGTAA